The following proteins are co-located in the Brevibacillus laterosporus DSM 25 genome:
- a CDS encoding flagellar protein FlgN has product MTHVNELFAVLDNLTNLHQALYTLALEKREVLIKNDMQLLTEHVKKEQQLLKAVQQTELLRKEMTNTIFNEKGVAVTNGTLQDVIRLCTDVETKNRLTQYREELLRVIGQLKEENEQNQQLLQHSLDFVNMSLDLFTDRPEEDFIYKNPVNQQLHSSMNRSIFNHKA; this is encoded by the coding sequence ATGACGCATGTAAACGAACTCTTTGCCGTGTTGGATAATTTGACGAATCTTCACCAAGCACTATATACATTGGCATTGGAGAAGCGAGAAGTTTTAATAAAAAACGATATGCAACTACTAACTGAACATGTCAAAAAAGAACAACAGTTGTTAAAAGCTGTTCAGCAAACCGAGCTATTACGTAAAGAAATGACCAACACGATCTTTAATGAAAAAGGGGTAGCTGTTACGAATGGAACCCTGCAAGATGTCATTAGATTGTGTACGGACGTAGAAACGAAAAATCGGTTGACTCAGTATCGGGAAGAATTACTCAGAGTCATTGGACAATTGAAGGAAGAGAATGAGCAGAATCAGCAATTATTGCAGCACTCCCTTGACTTTGTCAACATGAGCCTCGACCTGTTCACAGATCGACCAGAAGAGGACTTTATTTATAAAAATCCAGTGAATCAACAGTTACACTCGTCAATGAATCGTTCTATTTTTAACCACAAGGCTTAG
- the flgM gene encoding flagellar biosynthesis anti-sigma factor FlgM, protein MRINETNRTGMIQAYNKANKVQQNSQLKHKWGKDEVSISTEGRELLKLGEEQEMDSARLAKISELKSKVENGTYQVPSDQIAEKFIAFWKKS, encoded by the coding sequence ATGCGTATTAATGAAACGAATCGCACAGGAATGATACAAGCCTATAATAAGGCTAATAAAGTGCAGCAGAATAGCCAATTAAAGCATAAATGGGGAAAAGATGAAGTTTCGATCTCTACTGAGGGAAGGGAGCTTCTGAAGCTAGGGGAAGAACAAGAAATGGATTCAGCCCGTCTCGCTAAAATTTCTGAACTAAAAAGCAAGGTTGAAAACGGTACATATCAAGTACCAAGCGATCAAATCGCTGAGAAATTCATTGCTTTTTGGAAAAAATCGTAG
- a CDS encoding TIGR03826 family flagellar region protein: MGLGHLANCPICDVLFVKGIRDVCPSCYKEQEKQYELCVSFLRKRENRGATMYQLSEGTGVDVKEITRFIREGRISVQSNPNLGYPCESCGEIIQSGALCTNCSGKLQREITQQMDVDRRLTDDERKRNQVYKFRKE; encoded by the coding sequence ATGGGATTAGGGCATTTAGCAAACTGTCCGATATGTGACGTGCTTTTTGTGAAAGGAATAAGAGATGTATGTCCATCGTGTTATAAAGAACAAGAGAAGCAATATGAACTATGTGTTAGTTTCCTAAGGAAAAGGGAAAATCGCGGTGCTACCATGTATCAATTGAGCGAAGGGACGGGTGTCGACGTGAAAGAGATTACCCGATTTATTCGTGAAGGGCGGATTTCGGTTCAAAGCAACCCGAACCTTGGATACCCATGTGAAAGCTGTGGGGAAATTATTCAATCAGGGGCTTTGTGTACAAATTGCTCGGGTAAGTTACAACGTGAAATTACACAACAAATGGACGTTGATCGTCGTCTTACGGATGATGAGCGAAAGAGAAATCAGGTCTATAAGTTTAGAAAAGAATAG
- the map gene encoding type I methionyl aminopeptidase gives MIVIKTKEEIELMRQAGIILASIHQKIATMIQPGITTWEIDQFVERYLKEHGATPEQKGYHGYPYATCASVNDVICHGFPTKKELKDGDIVTIDMVVNLNGWLADSAWSYGVGQISEEADRLLTTTKESLYLGIEQAVVGNRIGDISHAIQKFAEERGFSVVRDFTGHGIGKKMHEDPYVPHYGPAGKGVRLKEGMVLTIEPMLNVGTYHAVVDEEDGWTARTRDGKLSAQYEHTLAITADGPQILTQL, from the coding sequence ATGATCGTCATTAAAACCAAGGAAGAAATTGAACTCATGCGTCAAGCTGGCATCATTTTAGCCAGTATTCACCAAAAAATTGCTACCATGATTCAACCAGGCATTACGACTTGGGAAATCGATCAATTCGTAGAACGCTATCTGAAAGAACATGGTGCCACGCCGGAGCAAAAAGGTTATCATGGCTATCCCTATGCCACATGTGCATCCGTTAACGATGTCATTTGCCACGGATTCCCTACTAAAAAGGAATTAAAAGATGGTGATATCGTGACGATCGACATGGTTGTTAATCTTAATGGATGGTTGGCCGACTCGGCTTGGTCATATGGGGTAGGACAAATCTCTGAAGAAGCTGATCGTCTGTTAACCACCACCAAGGAATCTCTGTATCTAGGTATTGAGCAAGCAGTTGTTGGCAATCGTATCGGCGATATCTCCCATGCCATTCAAAAATTCGCCGAAGAGCGCGGATTCTCTGTCGTCCGTGATTTTACCGGCCATGGAATTGGCAAAAAAATGCATGAAGATCCATATGTTCCACACTACGGGCCTGCTGGTAAAGGAGTTCGCTTAAAGGAAGGCATGGTTCTCACCATTGAGCCCATGCTAAATGTAGGAACTTATCATGCAGTCGTTGATGAAGAAGATGGGTGGACAGCACGTACACGCGACGGTAAATTATCAGCTCAGTACGAACACACTCTTGCCATTACGGCAGATGGGCCACAAATCCTAACTCAATTATAA
- a CDS encoding ComF family protein: MMQCLVCKNMIQIAKKTRQLIHHLSKSVPAFFYPRCFYQLMKLLLCEECVLEAILLMKNVCKMCGKACKGNFEICRDCSRYRQELNGNRSVIQYNEWAKELMKQWKYQGDERLYLVCATFILVGYQFHYGLGRKVDLISYVPMHRNRMQERGFNQAQKLAEYVGYHQRIPCVPLWERPKETEKQSKQKGRTARFVSMQDAFIIHPSLQTTSLSSHPFSFCRKKTCWRILIVDDIFTTGATIEACARVLSYYAKKQNLQLSIFSLTLAR, translated from the coding sequence ATGATGCAGTGTCTGGTCTGTAAAAATATGATTCAAATTGCTAAAAAAACAAGACAATTAATTCATCATCTATCAAAAAGTGTGCCTGCTTTCTTTTATCCAAGATGCTTTTATCAGCTAATGAAATTGCTTTTATGTGAGGAATGTGTTTTAGAGGCTATACTTCTGATGAAGAATGTTTGTAAAATGTGTGGTAAAGCATGTAAAGGAAACTTTGAGATATGCCGAGATTGTAGTCGATATAGGCAAGAATTGAATGGAAATCGAAGTGTAATCCAGTATAATGAGTGGGCAAAAGAATTAATGAAACAGTGGAAGTATCAGGGGGATGAGAGACTGTATTTAGTCTGTGCAACTTTCATATTAGTAGGTTATCAGTTTCATTACGGTCTGGGGAGAAAGGTGGATCTCATTAGTTACGTTCCAATGCATAGGAATCGGATGCAAGAACGGGGATTTAATCAAGCGCAGAAGCTAGCCGAATATGTGGGCTATCATCAGCGAATCCCTTGTGTTCCGCTATGGGAGCGTCCAAAGGAAACAGAAAAGCAGAGTAAGCAAAAAGGACGAACAGCACGGTTTGTAAGTATGCAGGATGCATTTATTATTCATCCTAGCCTGCAAACCACATCTCTAAGTTCTCACCCATTTTCTTTTTGTCGGAAAAAAACATGTTGGCGAATACTGATAGTAGATGATATTTTTACAACGGGGGCAACAATTGAAGCATGTGCTAGGGTACTTTCGTACTATGCAAAAAAACAAAATCTTCAGTTATCCATCTTCAGTCTGACATTGGCTCGCTAA
- a CDS encoding DEAD/DEAH box helicase produces MHEYVLYIKEDGQSVLAYITPCFQVDKQFWKEQNGQRLHIIGKSKSLALLFAIRDRVNQKITRQVADGRVVPHTLKQARLLAQGYTKEVNRLSVKEVGENYSYGRSYAFSFEEIEDEGKTCESNMLEKQKLLEFLARNKQQTHQLLFKLQGRALLLDEVKRLNLQESPYVNQNNPDYLMMSLQWLILQGKAEWRPSISLELNHSWWEHQLSYHCERCNSVTEIERTICYSCQQPCSYCYNCLSMGRCKSCVPLICVPAELLSQSDSTVGRRTISATVLQWNGQFSKRQAIVAKKVKEFIFSKERRFLIWAVCGAGKTELVFPAVDAELTRGGTVCIATPRKDVVLELAPRLQKVFPSISVVAIHGSSQQKWEQSQLIISTTHQMLRCYQRFSLIVIDEVDAFPYHKNETLYHAIKRALVPHGKILYLSATPPHYLQKELVTKRVDNQLFPYHKRLSLTSSTHAILPARFHGHPLPIPTKLIKSHLNRSIHLLQPITSLLFFLRNSLQAQRQVFIFVSRIEEIPFVLAYVQHFFPDMRDKVEGVHASDPAREHKVRAFRERVYMIIVTTTILERGVTIPRSDCIVLEADAAIFDEASLVQIAGRVGRSSDYPEGQILYLMNKKAPGPTQAIRHIKRMNRLAEETATMVE; encoded by the coding sequence ATGCATGAATATGTTCTTTATATCAAAGAAGATGGACAATCTGTCTTAGCATATATTACTCCGTGTTTCCAGGTAGACAAGCAATTTTGGAAAGAGCAGAACGGGCAGAGATTGCACATTATTGGAAAAAGTAAATCACTCGCCTTACTTTTTGCGATAAGGGATAGAGTGAACCAAAAAATTACACGACAAGTAGCCGATGGTAGGGTTGTTCCTCATACACTCAAGCAGGCACGTCTGTTGGCTCAAGGCTACACGAAAGAGGTAAATCGCCTATCTGTAAAGGAGGTAGGTGAAAATTATTCCTACGGGCGATCCTACGCCTTCAGCTTTGAAGAAATAGAGGATGAAGGAAAGACTTGTGAATCTAATATGCTTGAAAAACAAAAATTGCTAGAATTCCTTGCTAGAAACAAGCAACAGACGCATCAGCTTCTTTTTAAACTACAAGGTAGAGCGTTATTATTGGACGAGGTAAAGAGGCTGAATCTTCAAGAATCCCCCTATGTAAACCAAAATAATCCAGACTACCTTATGATGTCACTGCAATGGTTAATTTTACAGGGAAAAGCAGAGTGGCGTCCCAGTATTAGTCTTGAACTAAATCATTCATGGTGGGAGCATCAACTGTCGTATCATTGTGAGCGGTGCAACAGTGTCACGGAGATTGAACGAACCATCTGCTATAGCTGTCAACAGCCCTGCTCATACTGTTACAACTGTCTCTCTATGGGAAGATGCAAGAGCTGTGTACCCCTTATATGTGTGCCTGCCGAACTGTTAAGTCAATCAGATTCTACTGTGGGACGTCGTACTATTTCTGCAACTGTCCTGCAATGGAATGGACAATTCTCTAAAAGACAAGCAATCGTAGCCAAAAAGGTGAAGGAATTCATTTTTTCAAAAGAACGGAGATTTCTCATCTGGGCGGTGTGTGGAGCAGGGAAAACGGAGCTCGTGTTTCCGGCAGTTGATGCAGAGTTGACTCGTGGAGGAACCGTTTGTATCGCTACACCCCGTAAAGACGTCGTTTTAGAATTAGCACCACGTCTACAAAAAGTATTTCCTTCTATTTCAGTCGTAGCTATCCATGGGAGCAGTCAGCAAAAATGGGAGCAAAGCCAACTAATTATTTCGACTACACACCAGATGCTACGTTGTTACCAGCGTTTTTCTTTGATAGTAATTGACGAAGTAGATGCTTTTCCTTACCATAAAAATGAAACACTGTATCATGCTATAAAACGAGCGTTAGTACCCCATGGCAAGATTTTATATCTGAGCGCCACACCTCCACACTATCTACAGAAAGAGCTAGTAACAAAACGAGTGGACAATCAACTGTTCCCTTATCATAAAAGGCTGTCGCTTACTTCCTCTACCCATGCTATTTTGCCAGCTAGATTCCATGGACACCCACTCCCTATTCCAACAAAGCTTATCAAAAGTCACTTAAATCGAAGCATTCATTTATTGCAGCCCATTACTTCTCTATTATTTTTTTTACGCAATAGTTTACAGGCACAAAGACAGGTTTTTATATTTGTCTCGCGAATTGAGGAAATTCCCTTTGTGTTAGCTTATGTTCAGCACTTCTTTCCAGATATGAGAGATAAAGTAGAAGGAGTACATGCATCCGATCCTGCACGGGAACATAAGGTGCGTGCTTTTCGAGAAAGGGTGTACATGATCATAGTAACTACTACGATCCTAGAACGCGGCGTAACCATTCCACGTAGCGATTGCATTGTGTTGGAGGCAGATGCTGCTATCTTTGATGAAGCTTCGCTAGTCCAGATAGCAGGGAGAGTAGGACGCTCCAGTGACTATCCAGAGGGACAGATTCTCTATCTAATGAATAAGAAAGCCCCAGGCCCTACTCAAGCTATCAGACATATTAAACGAATGAATCGCTTGGCGGAAGAGACTGCAACAATGGTAGAATGA
- a CDS encoding response regulator — MEKLLDEIKIVLVDDHQLFREGVKRILDMESGFKVVGEGSDGMEAPKLVAEYRPDVLLMDINMPNVNGVAAAEEVVKISPETKVIILSIHDDEGYVYRTLRSGASGYLLKDMGTSELVEAVRVVAQGGAYIHPKVTGKLIDEFRRLSEQEESMDRSITFEESPVMDPRIIESLTRREREVLQLMAEGKSNRMIGEYLFISEKTVKNHVSSILQKLNVQDRTQAVVISIKNGWVKL, encoded by the coding sequence GTGGAAAAATTGTTGGATGAAATTAAAATCGTGTTAGTAGACGATCATCAATTGTTTCGTGAAGGCGTAAAGAGAATACTTGATATGGAATCTGGTTTCAAAGTGGTGGGTGAGGGCTCAGATGGGATGGAAGCTCCCAAGCTAGTAGCTGAATATAGACCAGATGTGTTATTGATGGATATTAATATGCCGAACGTAAACGGTGTTGCGGCTGCAGAAGAAGTCGTAAAAATTAGTCCAGAAACAAAAGTGATTATTTTATCCATTCATGATGATGAAGGATATGTCTATCGCACACTTCGTTCAGGGGCATCTGGATATTTATTAAAAGATATGGGTACTTCTGAATTGGTAGAAGCGGTACGTGTGGTGGCCCAAGGTGGGGCGTATATCCACCCGAAAGTGACCGGAAAGTTAATCGATGAATTCCGTCGTTTAAGCGAGCAGGAAGAGTCAATGGATCGTAGTATTACGTTCGAAGAGTCACCAGTGATGGACCCGCGCATTATAGAATCCTTGACGCGTCGTGAGCGTGAAGTATTGCAATTAATGGCAGAAGGAAAAAGCAACCGAATGATCGGTGAATATTTATTTATTAGTGAAAAGACGGTTAAAAACCATGTAAGTAGTATTTTGCAAAAGCTAAATGTACAGGATCGGACTCAAGCTGTAGTTATATCAATAAAGAATGGCTGGGTAAAGCTGTAA